In Candidatus Parvarchaeota archaeon, the sequence GGCTTCAACCTGCGCGCCTCGCAGCAAAGCACGCAGGGGGCGCTTGATTCCATAAACGTTCCTGTCTCGGATGACGAGGCCGAGGTAATCCGCGTCCTATTAGAGGCTGCCATAAAACGGATTTATGGGTGGTAGTCAAAATATAAAAAACTAAGATGTCCTTTACACACTTTCAAATTCTTATTGCTTTAGAACCACTGCCCAAGCCCTGTCTGCTCCGTCTTGTCGTTGAATTTTTTCACAAGTGCTTCAGCTGCCCTTTCCACCCGCTCGTGCGAAAAGTCGTGCTTGTCGCACAAGAATTTTTCAAGCTCTTGCCTGTCAGGTGCCTTAAACTCTAAGGCCAGCTCAACGTCACTGCCTTTGAGAACTGGGGGCTCAAGGAAAAACCTCTCAATCTCAAAAACATTTTCTGGAAAGTCGTATTTCAATTCAGTTTTTGCATACTGCACAACATCTTCAAGAGCCTTGCACTCCTTTACAATCTTGAGCGCCTTTTTTGGCCCTATCCCCTTAATCCCAGAGCCAAAGTCATTTCCTATAAGTATCCCAAGCCAGATTAGCTGCCTTCTTTCAATTCCATTTTTTTCAAGTGTCTGGCTCAAAGACACAAGCTCTGGCCCCACTTCCACAAACTCGAATTTTCCAGGAACCTTTCTTTTCCCGGACACAGACAAATTCCGAAGCAACAGAGGGGCGCCAAAAAGAAGCGAGTCAAAATCCTGCGAGCCAACAGCATAGGCCAGCCCATTGGCAACAAGTGCGGAAGCCTGCGCCTCACCTTCACTTGGCGCCTGAATGCAAGGAATCCCCATGCAGCCTAGCAGCTCCTTGACTTCTTCAATCATGGCTTTTGTCAGCCTTGTTGTGCGCGCGGCATATTTTCTTGCATCTTCCTCCCTGCCCTGCTCGCGGGCAAGCCTGAACTTTTCCTCAGCCTCAAGCTTCATCTCCTTTCTTGCATCCAGCGTTGATTTTTTCATGTCGGGGGGAATGCCATCAAAAACATAGATGGGCCTTATTCCAGCCTCCAGAAGCTTTGAATTCCTGTAAAAAGTCCCGCTTAGGTGCCCCGTAGGGTTCCCCTTCGAATCCATGAGTGGTGTGCCATCTGCCTGCCTTATTGAAGTTAAAAATTGGTAAAGCGTGTTATATGCGTCAATCGCAATTTTTTTTCCTGCAAGCTGCTTGAAGCCC encodes:
- a CDS encoding flap endonuclease-1, producing MGELSLMGVSISELVASSPTGFKQLAGKKIAIDAYNTLYQFLTSIRQADGTPLMDSKGNPTGHLSGTFYRNSKLLEAGIRPIYVFDGIPPDMKKSTLDARKEMKLEAEEKFRLAREQGREEDARKYAARTTRLTKAMIEEVKELLGCMGIPCIQAPSEGEAQASALVANGLAYAVGSQDFDSLLFGAPLLLRNLSVSGKRKVPGKFEFVEVGPELVSLSQTLEKNGIERRQLIWLGILIGNDFGSGIKGIGPKKALKIVKECKALEDVVQYAKTELKYDFPENVFEIERFFLEPPVLKGSDVELALEFKAPDRQELEKFLCDKHDFSHERVERAAEALVKKFNDKTEQTGLGQWF